The Nostoc sp. UHCC 0926 nucleotide sequence AGCAACATTAAATCTCAACGCTACCGACAAAGTAGAAGTGGTAGGGACTTTCGCAGACAATAGCAGTTTTCCCAGTAGCATCGCAACGGCTTCTTTGAGTCCGATTGGTAATGCTGGGCCTTTGAATATTACGACTGGGGAGTTAATTGTCCACCAAGGGGGAGAGATTACTACCGCTACAGTTGGTCAAGGAAATGGCGCACCCATTACAATTAATACCCGCACACTGCAATTAGATAACGGTAGAATTAACGCTTCTACATCTGGTGCTGGTAACGGAGGTGATATTACTATCAACGCCACGGAATCTGTAGAAGTTGCTGGAAATGGATTTGCAGACTTGCAAGAAAAAATTATCAATCCAGCTTATGCGGGTACTCTCAGCCTGGCTAACTTTGATCAGGGAATCGTTGCTGTGAGTGCAGGCCAAGGTAAAGCCGGAAATGTTGTAATTCAAACCCCAAATTTTCTTAGCCGCAATAGTGCCATAATTGCTACTACCGCCTTGGGTCAAGGACAGGGGGGGAATATTAATATCAATACCAGTAATACTTTCGAGTTAGATAACTCTTTTATTGGTACAGGAACATTAACCAATGCCGAATCTGGGAATGTTAACCTAACAGCGCGTCAACTTACAGCCAAAGGAGGCGCACAGGTATTTACTACTACCTTTGGTTCTGGAAAAGCCGGGGATTTAACAGTTAATGCTTTCGAGTCCATTGATTTAATTGACCCTTCGCAGCAGGGTTTCGGCTCAGGCTTATTTGCTTCTTCGGCTCAAACTGCTTCGGGAAACGGGGGAGACATTAATATCAACATTCCCAATGGTGACTTAAATATCCGCGATCGCGCAACCATTTCCGTTAGTGCTTTAGGAACAGGTAATGCTGGAGATGTCAATATTGATGCCCGTTCAATTTTTCTTGATCAAGGTTCCATCACTGCTACCAGCGTTTCTGCACAAGGCGGTAACATCAACTTCAAAGTAGCCAATAACTTACTTTTACGAAATAATAGTCAAATTTCCACCCGTGCAGGAATAGAAAACAGTGGCGGTGGTAATGGTGGCAATATGGATATTAATAGTGGATTTATTGTTGCTGTCCCGCAAGAAAATAGCGACATCACCGCCAATGCTTTTGCTGGAAATGGTGGGAATATCAACATTACTAGCCAAGGTATTTTTGGCTTACAGGTTAGTGATAAACTCACCCCAAATAGTGACATCACCGCCAGTTCTCAATTAGGCATCAACGGCATCGTTAATATCAACACCCCAGATGTTGACCCTACCAGAGGATTAACTCAATTGCCTTCTGTGCCTACCGATCCTGCAAATCAAATTGTCGCAGGTTGTCCCAGCAACGAGGAGGCGAATTTTGTGATTAGTGGACGGGGAGGCTTACCAGAAGACCCCCGCCAAGTGTTGCGTGGTCAGGTAGTTTTACAGGATATGCGAGTAAGTGCAGATTCCCCAAATAAACTTTCAGAGCAAATCAGCCATAGAAAAGTACCAGATATAAAAGGGCAACCACCATTACTAGAAGCTACTGGATGGATGATTAATCAACTAGGACAGGTGGAATTGGTGGCAAATATTACTACCCAAATACAACCTGATGGTGGGAGAAATAAAAGTGATTGTGGGAATTTATCAGAATTTTAGAACACCTATCACAGAAGTTGGACTTGGCTGCATAATCTCAGCTTTCTGACAATGCGTAACTTCTATTATATCTGAGGTTTGAACTATCAAAGCTACTACTAAACCATCAACAGCTAAGTGTGACCTGAAGGCATTTATGAGACTTACGAACCTTACAGATTCTTAGAGAAAGCAGTGCTGTCAGCAAGTGGCTTGATTATCGGCGTTTTGAAGTTCTCAAAATCTGGGAGAAATTTTTTTACAGCAAAACGAACGGCTTCACGTGCCATATCATCTATAGCCGTGCCAACAACCAGAATATTAACGCCTGTACCAATAAATGCTTTAAAATTTTTGATGTTGATGCCACCTTCTGCCAGAGTAGGTGTAGTTACAGAATTAACCAAGGCTTTCAATCGCTCCTGAACGGGCAAAGCAATTTCGCCGGCAGCGACACCCTCGTAGCTCATGCCAGTCGTCAAACCAATCATGTCTACACCAATTTCTTGCATCTCTTTGGCAATTAGAGCAACCTCTTTCGGTGTTTCGGCTGGGATGCCAAACAAATGTAGATCACTGGGATGGGCAATATAGGCATCTACAACCAAGCCATTGCGATGTGCCACTTTGACTATATCGCGCAAATCTTCCCACGTGGTTTTGTGAACGTGAAGCCCATCTGCCCCAGCCAGAGAGAGTAGCATTGCTTCTTTATCCGTAAAGGGTGTCGGCACTGTTTCGGTGAAAGTGCCCGGAGCACCTACGGTGATAAAAATATCATCACTGACGACGTTACGAACTCCTTCTACCACAGTAACCATTTCCTCAATCGGAATTTCATGGCGGAGTAACTCAGCATCGTGCATGGATGTGACACCTTTGTATCCACGAGCCAAGGCGACGGCTGGATGATTCGGTTCGAGCAGCCGAGCGCCAGCTTCCACAGCGGCTAGAGCCAGCCGAGCATCATCGCCAGTGATCCCCGTGCTGAGTAATGTTGTTCCACCGTGAGCCTTAATCGCATCATGAACTTTCTGCATGGCAAAATGACGCTTGCGTTTCATATCACTATTAATCATCAGAACTTCCTTGCTCATGCTGAGTTTAAGTAAAGTCAATAAATTACTGTTACCATTTCCTTATCCTTGAAAGCTGTTTGAGCAGTCAGTCAACCCAACTCAGCTTTTCTTCTCCCCATCTCCCTCTCCCCCGTCTCCTGTCCCCGTTCGGCTACGCTCACGGCAAGCCTGCTCAAGAACTCCCCATCACGGTGCCAGGAAATGGAAAGCCCCGTTGTGAGGTCAATTGCGGAGCAATTCATCTGGGCAAATCAGTCTCCTAGACGGGAGGAAAGGCAGCTTTGAGAGGAAATGAGTTCCGGGGTAGAGCCGGAAGTTATTTGGCGTCGTCGCCGTCAAACACGCAACACGACGCAAAACCACGACGACGAACGAGAAAAAGACGGTAGTACAGATGAATTAGAACCAAGTAGGAACATCTTCATCATCATCCTCTCCATCACTTACTTCGTCCGGATCATGTTTCCCAGTATCGTCTAAACCTCTGAAAGAAGCGTCTACGGTGGGAGCAGGTGCTAAGATCCACGAGTCGCCAGCATTTTCCACGGTAGTTATATAACCATCGTTCTTTGTATCGGGAGCTAGGCTTTGATTACTGTAGGAGATGTTGCTGATGCGAACGCGATCGCCATAGTGAATTGGACCTGCATCGCCAGCAGCTTTAGTAATCTGCCAACTCTGTTTATCCTCATCATTACCATCTTGCCAATAGTAACAATCATGGCTATCCGCAAAAGCTCCCAAAACATTATTGTTGCCTATTGCTGATTCTGTCGTTGTGATTTTGATGCGGCTGTTAGATTGAACCTCGCCATTGCCGCCCACAAGTTTAAGTTTTACTACTTTTTTTTTCTCTTGACCCAACTTCGGCCAATTGTAGCGTCCTTGGTCAACCGCAATCCAGTATTTACCGCTCTCGTGTTTGAGATAAAAGTTATCATCAAACTTAACGACATCTTGATTAGACATGAGGATGTTCTCCTGATTAATTACACATTTGTGTTGCCAAAACTTATCTAGAAACAGCAAAAGGTTTCTTGACGACCTCGACCGAAATCAGATCGCGATCTGTTTTTCAAGTCAATCTGTTCTAGATGAACTTCTGTAGCGATGTCTACGGCAAGCCCTACGGGTGACGCTCGATGACTCGCTAACGCCAGTTCCTTTATGCCGGGGAACCCGTCCACCGGATTGGCTCACCGCTTTGCGTCTACGCTTTTTATGATGCTCGATCGCTAAATCGTATCTGTATATTTTAATTCTCCATCAATATTTTCAATTCCATTTAAGACGATTGAGCTTTCGTTCGGCGAACCATCGCGCTTTTTGCAAGTGGCTGACAGTACATCTCCATTAATAGAGATTTCGGTGGAACTTTGGTCGAAACTACTAGGTTGATTTGGGTCGGTTACTTTTAATTCTCCATCAATATTTTCAATTCCCATCAAGACAATTGAGGTTTGGTTCGGCGATTTATCGCGCTTTTCGCAAGTGGCTGATAGGACATTTCCGTTAACAGAGATTTTGCTGCAAGATTGTTGGTAGCTACTACTCATTAGCTTTTACTCCTTCCATTTTGTTGATAAAAAATTAGTGATGTAACACTATACATACATTACAATGTCAAGTTAAAACACAGATTAATCTTTAACAAAAATACAATGAACTTTGAGAAATAAAATAACTATGCTATTAACATTATTGATTGACTAATGACAAATTACATGTATTATGAAATATTCAAATAACTATGTTATTAACATTATTAATTGACTAATAATAACTTATATGCATTAACAAGTATAAGAATGATATATTGACATAGGAAACCAAGTGCATATATTTCATGGTGTTTAGTTTGAGGATGCTAATAACAGCGTCTTAACATTTTTTTATCAGTGTGGGATAACCCAATCGCTGAAAAGCTTTCAGAGCTTTACTTTTCAGTTTTTGGCTAGAGATTTTAGTTAATGTTAGAAAATAAAGGCTCAAAGCTTGATTAAATAAAAGTTTCAGAATCGTGCTTCGATTATTGTTTTCTGAGAGTGACAAAACAGGGTAAAGTACGGCTCAGTTGCGTTGTGGGCGCTCCCCTCGCAAACTTGAGGCGATGTGTACTGAAGTTTTTATTAATACTTCTTACATAACTGCTCTCTGCCTTTCTTTGTAAATATTAGCCAGCTATACTTACTAGGTAGACTTGATATGATTAATCAACGCCAAAATTACGAACTAGCAATTATAAATCGCAAATTATTATGACCATTTATGCGTATTCATCGTCACCTAATTTTAGCCCTACTAATCTTTTTCTTAATAACAACTGTTTTACCAGCCACTGCTGAGTATTCTCTTTCCCCAACTCAATCCCCAGTCACCGTACTCGAACAAGGAAAACAACTTTACGATGCCGGAAAGTTGGTAGAAGCTGCACAAATTTGGTCACAAGCAGCTCAGATATTTCAGCAAAGCAAACAGCAGCACTATCAAGCATTAAATTACAACTATTTAGCGATCGCTTATCAAGACTTGGGCAAGTGGGAAGCAGCGCGATCGCTAATCACCCAAGCAGAGAATATCCTCAAAACAGTGGATGATTCCTTCCTTTACGCCCAAGTCCTCAACACTAAAGGAAGTTTACAATTTAACACTGGTCAACCGGAATTAGCCTTAGAAACTTGGCAGCAGTCCGAGAAAATCTATCGTTCCCTCAAGGATGTAACAGGGATTGTGCTGTCGCAGATTAACCAAGCCCAAGCTTTGCAAACTTTGGGAGAGTATCGTCGTGCCCAAAGGCAATTAGAACAAATCAATCAAGACCTTGCTGCTTTACCTGATAATCTCTTAAAAGCCAGGGGATTACAAAGTTTGGGGGTAACTCTGCAAGTCGTGGGAGATTTAGAGCGATCGCAACAAGTATTATCGCAAAGTTTAGCGATCGCAAAGCAAGTAAATTCTACCGCAGATATCGCCGAAACCTTATTGAGATTGGGAAATACTGCTAGAGCTAGGGAAGATTTTAAAGCCGCCTTAGAATTTTATCAACAAGCAAGTAATAGTGGTGGCGAGCATACTGAATTAGAAGCACTCCTTAACCAACTCAGCCTTTTAATAAAAACTGAGCAAAATCCAGATGCACTAGCATTATTACCCCAAATTCAAGTGCGTCTTGCTAATCTTCCTCCCAGTCGTTGGGGAATTTACGCACAAGTTAATTTAGCTACAAGTTGGATGAAACTGTCATTATCAAACACAAAAGACATTGCTCAACTTTTGGCAACAGCAGTCAAACAGGCCAGAGAATTAACAGATGCAAAGGCGCAAAGTTATGCTTTGGGAGAGTTAGGACATCTCTACGAACAAACTCAGCAATTCTCAGAAGCCTTAAATCTCACCCTAACAGCACTAACTTTAGCACAGGGAGTGCAAGCAGATGATATTGCAGTCAATTGGTTATGGCAGCAAGGACGAATCGAGAAAGCTAGGGGGAATATTGAGTCAGCAATTACTGCTTATGAACAAGCTGTTGGTTTTTTAACATCTCTGCGTCAAGACTTACTGCAATTGAATCCTGACGTACAATTTAATTTCCGCGATCGCGTTGAACCAGTGTATCGGCAGTTAGTACAATTACTTTTACAAGATGTAGACAGCTTACCACAAATCATCAAGCAACAACACTTAGAGAAATCTCGCAAAACAATTGAAGCACTGCAATTAGCAGAATTAGAAAACTTCTTCCACCAAGCCTGCTTAACTTATAAACCGCAACCAATAGATAAAATTGATTTAAAAGCCGCAGTCATTTACCCAATTTTGCTAGAACGTCGCTTGGAGGTAGTTGTTTCTCTTCCTGGACAACCTTTGCAACATTATGGAACAAACCTTTCCTCAAAAGAGGAATCAGAGGTTTTTGATGAACTGCGCCAGTCTTTAAACCCTGCTTTCTTACCTGATGAGGTACTACCTTCTGCCCAAAAATTGTATGATTGGTTGTTGCGTCCTGCCGAAAAAGAGATAGAACTTCAGGGGATTAAAACCTTAGTGTTTGTCTTGGATGGTTTTTTACGCAGTGTACCAATGGCAGTTTTGCACGATCGCCAACAGTTTATCATCCAGAAGTACAGCATAGCATTGACTCCTGGTTTGCAACTATTAGAGTCTCGGCATCTTCCTCCCCAACAGTTTCAAGCCTTAACTGCGGGTTTAGCAGAAGCACGTCAAGGTTTTGCTGAGTTAACTGGTGTCAAACAAGAAATTAAACAAATTACAAACTATGTCCATGCAAAGATACTACTAAATGAAAAATTTACTCGCGCCAACGTCCAAAAACAAATAGAAGAAGTTCCCTTTTCTGTAGTTCATCTTGCCACCCACGCAGAATTTAGCTCCAAAGCCGAAGACACATTTCTTTTAACTTGGGAAGACCGGATTAATGTTAAAGATTTAGATAGATGGTTAAAAGGTGCATCTTCAAAACTGAGCAAAAATGCTCCACACCAACCAATTGAACTGCTAGTTCTCAGCGCTTGTCAAACTGCTAAAGGCGACAACCGCGCTGCTTTAGGATTGGCAGGAATTGCCGTCCGTTCTGGTGCTAGGAGTACTTTGGCAACCCTTTGGTCAGTACAAGACAAATCAACTGCTGACTTGACAGGAGAATTTTACCGTCTGCTTACCCAAAATGTCGTCAGCAAAGCTGAAGCACTGCGTCAAGCACAACTATCTCTATTAAATTCTCCTCAGTACAAACATCCTTATTATTGGTCTGGGTTTGTACTGGTAGGAAATTGGCGTTGACTCACAGATGAGGGAACTAATGACAAATGACAAATGACAAATGACAAATGACAAATGACAAAATATCAATTTAAATTCTTTACTATTGGCTTATCTCTACAACTGTTGATGTTTGCCTTACCCAGTTTGGCGCAATCAGAATCAGTCACTTCAATTGCCAGCCTACCAGAGCAATTCGTTTTTCAAGAGACTTTTGAACCACCTGGAGAGCCAGAACCAAAAAGTGAAACTGTTGGTGCAGGTTCTCGTGATGGGCTGAGGTGTTCTGAGAATGAACAGCCCATTAGACCTTTGATGCCAAAACGTAACTTTGGATTAACCTTCCAAGATCATCCTCCTGTATTTATTTCCTTACCCAAAACTTCAGCACAGAAGGTTGTGCTAACCTTTAAAGATGAAACGGGTAACTATTATGAAAGAACTTTTTTACCTATTACTGCTAGTGGAGGGATTGTTAGCTTCACTCAACCCAAAGAAAAAACGCCGCTAACCGTAGGTAAAAATTACGAATGGTCATTAGTAGTTGTCTGTGGAAAAACTGTGCAACCAGACGATCCTATATTTAAAGGTTGGGTACAACGAGTTGCAAAAACCACCAAAGTAGATAGGGAGTTGAGCCAGTTGACTACCATCGGTCAAGCAAACTGGTACGCACAGAGAGGATACTGGTATGAAATGCTCATGACTATAGAGAAAGCTAAGAAAGCTGAATCCAAGAATACGCAATTAAAATAATTCCTAATTAATTACGAATTATTTGGTGAATTATCCTGTTGTAATATCTTGTCTATTAACTGCTGATTTTCTTTGCCTTCTGCTTGTTTGAAATATTCAATTGCAATTTTTCCAGCAGCAGGTTGCTCTTTTGCAACCGCAAGTAGTAATTTGAGAGTTTGCTGGAGTTGGATTTTCTCAAGCTGCTTAGTTGCAAACATAGGTAGAATAATCGGAGCAAGTATTAATCCCAATAATGGGGGAATAATCGGAATCCACCAACCTTGTAAAAATGCCAGATAACTAAACACAATTAATCCTAGTCCAGTGCTAGTGACGACAAACATTAATTGTCTAGGTGATTTGAATCGCCAAGCAATTAATGTTCCTATCCCAGACCAAAGCAAAATCCATAAGCTCTCCCATATCTCAGGCCAAGTCCGCAGCATTCCTCTTCCTTGCAGCGCTGCGGTTAATATTTGGCTGGTAATATTAGCATGAATAAATACTCCTGCCATTTGTTTTGATGACCCAAATAGCCGATTATTATAAGGTGTTTGAAACAAGTCATTAATACTTTCAGCTGTTGCACCAATTAAGACAACACGATTTTGGATTTTTTCTTTTGGTATCCGTTCTTGCAACAAATCTGTGATGGAGAAGCTTTGAAAATTTTGTTCTGTGCCGTGATAACTAAGTAAAATTTGATACCCTCCAGTATCAGCCCAAACATAGCCTCCGTCAAAAGGTTGCAAGGGTATTATTAAGGCTTTACCAAGCTGGATATGATGACGATTTTGAGGATGAGGATGGGGAGTGATGCCAACAGTTTTTAAGTATTGTAGTGCTAATTGTAAGCCCAAACTCTGACGTAATTGATTTTTTGGCGATCGCGCAGCGGTAGCAAGTCCGCGTCCCTTGCGCATCTCGTAGAGAGTGTCTCGCTTTGCCAACGTCTGCGATGAACGCACTGTCAAT carries:
- a CDS encoding CVNH domain-containing protein, whose translation is MSSSYQQSCSKISVNGNVLSATCEKRDKSPNQTSIVLMGIENIDGELKVTDPNQPSSFDQSSTEISINGDVLSATCKKRDGSPNESSIVLNGIENIDGELKYTDTI
- a CDS encoding CHAT domain-containing protein, which translates into the protein MRIHRHLILALLIFFLITTVLPATAEYSLSPTQSPVTVLEQGKQLYDAGKLVEAAQIWSQAAQIFQQSKQQHYQALNYNYLAIAYQDLGKWEAARSLITQAENILKTVDDSFLYAQVLNTKGSLQFNTGQPELALETWQQSEKIYRSLKDVTGIVLSQINQAQALQTLGEYRRAQRQLEQINQDLAALPDNLLKARGLQSLGVTLQVVGDLERSQQVLSQSLAIAKQVNSTADIAETLLRLGNTARAREDFKAALEFYQQASNSGGEHTELEALLNQLSLLIKTEQNPDALALLPQIQVRLANLPPSRWGIYAQVNLATSWMKLSLSNTKDIAQLLATAVKQARELTDAKAQSYALGELGHLYEQTQQFSEALNLTLTALTLAQGVQADDIAVNWLWQQGRIEKARGNIESAITAYEQAVGFLTSLRQDLLQLNPDVQFNFRDRVEPVYRQLVQLLLQDVDSLPQIIKQQHLEKSRKTIEALQLAELENFFHQACLTYKPQPIDKIDLKAAVIYPILLERRLEVVVSLPGQPLQHYGTNLSSKEESEVFDELRQSLNPAFLPDEVLPSAQKLYDWLLRPAEKEIELQGIKTLVFVLDGFLRSVPMAVLHDRQQFIIQKYSIALTPGLQLLESRHLPPQQFQALTAGLAEARQGFAELTGVKQEIKQITNYVHAKILLNEKFTRANVQKQIEEVPFSVVHLATHAEFSSKAEDTFLLTWEDRINVKDLDRWLKGASSKLSKNAPHQPIELLVLSACQTAKGDNRAALGLAGIAVRSGARSTLATLWSVQDKSTADLTGEFYRLLTQNVVSKAEALRQAQLSLLNSPQYKHPYYWSGFVLVGNWR
- a CDS encoding DUF928 domain-containing protein → MTKYQFKFFTIGLSLQLLMFALPSLAQSESVTSIASLPEQFVFQETFEPPGEPEPKSETVGAGSRDGLRCSENEQPIRPLMPKRNFGLTFQDHPPVFISLPKTSAQKVVLTFKDETGNYYERTFLPITASGGIVSFTQPKEKTPLTVGKNYEWSLVVVCGKTVQPDDPIFKGWVQRVAKTTKVDRELSQLTTIGQANWYAQRGYWYEMLMTIEKAKKAESKNTQLK